The following coding sequences are from one Acidobacteriota bacterium window:
- a CDS encoding heme-copper oxidase subunit III, with amino-acid sequence MAAGGSPVAGRRSPGRGLDPLLRRPQRPPGVGRLGLTLFLASLTMLFGAGLAGYLVTLLAAREWPPPGAPPLPRGLWLSSALALAVSGAVQRALQRIRAGDAGGLARWLRLALLCAFAFLASQAWNWTALAGRGGPAGVRNLYGFSFYFLTVLHALHVLGGLIPLGVTTARAAARRYAPGAHEGVSLCAAYWHFLAAVWLVIFAALHVGGMIR; translated from the coding sequence ATGGCCGCCGGCGGATCTCCGGTGGCCGGACGGCGGAGCCCGGGCCGTGGACTCGACCCCCTGCTGCGCCGGCCGCAGCGCCCGCCCGGGGTCGGGCGCCTGGGCCTGACGCTCTTCCTCGCTTCCCTCACGATGCTCTTCGGCGCAGGGCTCGCCGGTTACCTCGTGACGCTCCTGGCCGCTCGAGAATGGCCTCCTCCGGGGGCTCCCCCCCTGCCGCGCGGGCTGTGGCTGAGCAGCGCGCTGGCGCTGGCGGTGAGCGGCGCCGTGCAGCGCGCCTTGCAGCGGATTCGGGCGGGGGATGCCGGGGGGCTGGCGCGGTGGCTCCGGCTCGCCCTGCTCTGCGCTTTCGCCTTCCTCGCCTCGCAGGCGTGGAACTGGACGGCGCTGGCCGGCCGGGGCGGACCCGCGGGCGTGCGCAACCTCTACGGGTTCAGCTTCTACTTCCTGACCGTCCTTCATGCGCTCCACGTGCTGGGCGGATTGATCCCCTTGGGCGTCACCACCGCGCGGGCGGCGGCGCGGCGCTACGCTCCCGGAGCTCACGAAGGCGTGTCGCTGTGCGCAGCGTACTGGCACTTCCTGGCGGCCGTCTGGCTGGTGATCTTCGCCGCACTCCATGTCGGGGGGATGATCCGGTAG
- a CDS encoding caa(3)-type oxidase subunit IV: MTANAEPNTAAGSHGPGHISSLRQLVAVFVALLGLTVVTVAAAQVDLGDANVWIALGIAALKGSLVVLFFMHLRYDSPFNAVVFVAALVFVALFIGIALLDRESYQPQLIEGYAPAIQQAR, from the coding sequence ATGACCGCCAATGCCGAACCCAACACCGCTGCCGGGAGCCACGGCCCGGGCCACATCAGCTCGCTGAGGCAGCTCGTCGCGGTCTTCGTTGCGCTGCTCGGACTCACGGTGGTGACGGTGGCGGCCGCGCAGGTGGACCTCGGGGACGCCAACGTCTGGATCGCGTTGGGGATCGCGGCGCTGAAGGGATCGCTGGTCGTTCTTTTCTTCATGCACCTGCGGTACGACTCGCCGTTCAACGCGGTGGTGTTCGTCGCGGCCCTCGTGTTCGTCGCGTTGTTCATCGGCATCGCGCTGCTCGATCGGGAGTCGTACCAGCCGCAGCTCATCGAGGGGTACGCCCCGGCGATCCAGCAGGCGCGCTGA
- a CDS encoding cytochrome c oxidase subunit 3 family protein produces the protein MWLFLATEVLLFSGLFCAYAIYRASHPETFRFAHRFLDWRLGGLNTVILITSSFTMAWGVREAQLGRRRALAVLLAITLLCGAGFMTVKYVEYKAKFEHHLLWGTKFSPDPELLAEHGAAAHESGAETGWAAGTAPEALLPKEPPANMHIFFGIYFLMTGLHGLHVLMGMLAIGWVLRRAVRGDFSSSYYTPVDLVGLYWHLVDLIWIFLFPLLYLIS, from the coding sequence ATGTGGCTTTTTCTGGCGACGGAAGTGCTCCTTTTCAGCGGGCTGTTCTGCGCCTACGCCATCTACCGTGCCTCGCATCCCGAGACCTTCCGGTTCGCGCACCGGTTCCTCGACTGGCGTCTGGGAGGCCTCAACACGGTCATCCTGATCACCTCGAGCTTCACGATGGCGTGGGGCGTGCGGGAGGCCCAGCTCGGGCGGCGGCGGGCTCTGGCGGTGCTGCTGGCGATCACGCTCCTCTGCGGCGCCGGCTTCATGACCGTGAAGTACGTCGAGTACAAGGCGAAGTTCGAGCACCACCTGCTGTGGGGAACGAAGTTCTCGCCGGACCCGGAGCTCCTCGCGGAGCACGGAGCGGCCGCGCACGAAAGCGGGGCGGAGACCGGGTGGGCGGCCGGCACCGCCCCGGAGGCGCTGCTGCCGAAGGAGCCCCCGGCGAACATGCACATCTTCTTCGGGATCTACTTCCTGATGACCGGGCTGCACGGCCTCCATGTGCTGATGGGGATGCTGGCCATCGGCTGGGTGCTCCGGAGGGCCGTCCGCGGCGACTTTTCCAGCTCGTACTACACACCGGTCGATCTCGTGGGGCTCTACTGGCACCTCGTGGATCTGATTTGGATTTTCCTTTTCCCGCTCCTGTACCTGATCAGCTAG
- the ctaD gene encoding cytochrome c oxidase subunit I: MDTTADDALAGAAEGTNYLTEPRGLLSWLFTLDHKRIGVMYLVSTLTAFFIGGVFALLVRTELLTPGKTIVDADTYNQMFTLHGAIMIFMFLIPGIPSAMGNFALPLMLGAKDVAFPRLNLASYWVYVLGSLFFIAAMLMNGVDTGWTFYAPYSTTTTTSVTTVVLGAFILGFASIFTGLNFIVTIHKLRRPGMGWFQMPLFAWALYATSIIQILATPVLGITLLLIAVERVMGVGLFDPALGGDPVLFQHFFWFYSHPAVYIMVLPAMGVASEIVSTFSRKHIFGYKFIAYSSVAIAVIGFLVWGHHMFTSGQSNLASTIFSFLTFAVAVPSAIKAFNWVATMYKGAVRLDTPMLYFLSFLWLFLIGGLTGLFLATLATDVHVHDTYFVVAHFHYVMVGGTVSALLGALHYWWPKMFGRMYNEKLGRIGAILVLVGFNLTFFVQFIAGTKGMPRRYYNYLPEFQKYHVISTMGSYLMGVAFLLILGYLLHSLFRGRPAPANPWGANTLEWHTTSPPPVHNFLSPPEVSDPYDHSGWRYDESVGGYVRAAAEGVRA, from the coding sequence ATGGACACGACAGCCGACGACGCCTTGGCCGGGGCCGCCGAGGGCACGAACTATCTGACGGAGCCTCGCGGACTGCTGTCCTGGCTCTTCACGCTGGACCACAAACGGATCGGCGTGATGTACCTGGTGAGCACGCTGACCGCGTTCTTCATCGGCGGCGTGTTCGCCCTGCTGGTCCGGACCGAGCTGTTGACCCCGGGCAAGACGATCGTCGACGCCGATACTTACAACCAGATGTTCACCCTGCACGGGGCGATCATGATCTTCATGTTCCTCATCCCGGGGATTCCCTCGGCGATGGGGAACTTCGCGCTCCCGCTGATGCTCGGCGCCAAGGACGTGGCGTTTCCGCGCCTGAATCTGGCGAGCTACTGGGTGTACGTGCTCGGATCGCTGTTCTTCATCGCGGCGATGTTGATGAACGGGGTGGACACGGGCTGGACCTTCTACGCCCCGTACAGCACCACCACGACCACCAGCGTGACCACCGTCGTGCTGGGGGCGTTCATCCTCGGGTTCGCCTCGATCTTCACCGGACTCAATTTCATCGTGACGATTCACAAGCTTCGGCGGCCCGGGATGGGATGGTTCCAGATGCCGCTGTTCGCCTGGGCACTGTACGCCACCAGCATCATTCAGATCCTGGCCACTCCGGTCCTGGGCATCACGCTGCTGCTCATCGCCGTGGAGCGGGTGATGGGGGTCGGTTTGTTCGACCCGGCGCTCGGGGGCGATCCCGTGCTGTTCCAGCATTTCTTCTGGTTCTACTCCCACCCCGCCGTCTACATCATGGTGCTTCCGGCGATGGGCGTCGCGAGCGAGATTGTCTCGACGTTCAGCCGCAAACATATCTTCGGTTACAAGTTCATCGCGTACAGCAGCGTCGCGATCGCGGTCATCGGATTCCTGGTGTGGGGGCACCACATGTTCACGTCCGGCCAGTCGAATCTGGCCTCGACGATTTTCAGCTTCCTCACCTTCGCGGTGGCGGTGCCGTCGGCGATCAAGGCGTTCAACTGGGTCGCCACGATGTACAAGGGCGCCGTGCGGCTGGACACCCCCATGCTCTACTTCCTTTCCTTCCTGTGGCTTTTCCTGATCGGGGGGCTCACAGGTCTGTTCCTGGCGACTCTCGCCACCGATGTGCACGTACACGACACCTACTTCGTTGTGGCGCACTTCCACTACGTCATGGTGGGCGGCACGGTGTCGGCGCTCCTGGGGGCGCTGCACTACTGGTGGCCGAAGATGTTCGGCAGGATGTACAACGAAAAGCTCGGACGGATCGGAGCGATCCTGGTTCTGGTGGGATTCAACCTCACCTTCTTCGTGCAGTTCATCGCGGGGACCAAGGGCATGCCCCGCCGCTACTACAACTACCTGCCTGAATTCCAGAAGTACCACGTGATCTCCACGATGGGCTCCTACCTGATGGGGGTCGCCTTCCTGTTGATCCTCGGCTATCTGCTCCACTCGCTGTTCAGGGGACGTCCGGCGCCCGCGAATCCATGGGGCGCGAACACCCTCGAGTGGCACACCACTTCACCGCCGCCGGTCCACAACTTCCTGAGCCCGCCGGAGGTGTCGGATCCGTACGATCACTCGGGATGGCGGTACGACGAATCGGTCGGGGGTTACGTGCGGGCGGCGGCCGAAGGGGTGCGGGCATGA
- the coxB gene encoding cytochrome c oxidase subunit II, producing MTDHPGTPIPAALLLGAAPGPFLPEQASDVAREVDFAFYFLTGVSAVFFVILVGATLWFMWRYRARPGREPEPSPSHNTALELTWSIIPAILLVMMFWYGFKGYMDMYVPPVDAYEINVEGQKWAWSFQYPNGYIDNELHLPAGRDVTLVLTSKDVIHSLYIPAFRVKRDAVPGRYNKVSFRAIKPGEYTLFCAEYCGTSHSDMLAKVVVHEPGDFERWLKRASDIVGRMPPAEAGELLYQKRGCKQCHSTDGSPGVGPTFKGIMGRRRVLTDGSEVVVDENFIRESILYPQAKVAAGFDPVMPTFQGRLKDEEIDAIIAYLKTLK from the coding sequence ATGACAGACCACCCAGGCACGCCGATTCCAGCGGCCCTCCTCCTCGGCGCGGCACCCGGACCGTTCCTCCCGGAGCAGGCCTCCGACGTCGCGCGCGAGGTGGATTTCGCCTTCTATTTCCTCACCGGCGTATCGGCCGTCTTCTTCGTGATCCTGGTCGGGGCGACGCTCTGGTTCATGTGGCGGTACCGCGCGCGGCCCGGCCGCGAGCCGGAACCCAGCCCGAGCCACAACACCGCGCTCGAGCTGACCTGGAGCATCATCCCCGCGATCCTGCTGGTGATGATGTTCTGGTACGGGTTCAAGGGCTACATGGACATGTACGTCCCGCCGGTGGACGCCTACGAGATCAACGTCGAGGGGCAGAAGTGGGCCTGGAGCTTCCAGTACCCCAACGGCTACATCGACAACGAACTCCATCTTCCGGCCGGGCGTGACGTGACGCTCGTCCTCACATCGAAGGACGTGATCCACAGCCTGTACATCCCCGCCTTCCGGGTGAAGCGCGACGCCGTCCCCGGCCGGTACAACAAGGTCTCCTTCCGGGCCATCAAGCCGGGGGAGTACACGCTGTTCTGCGCCGAGTACTGCGGCACGAGCCATTCGGACATGCTGGCGAAGGTCGTCGTCCACGAACCGGGCGACTTCGAGCGCTGGCTCAAGCGCGCGAGCGACATCGTGGGACGCATGCCTCCCGCGGAGGCCGGCGAGCTGCTCTACCAGAAGCGCGGATGCAAGCAGTGCCACTCGACGGACGGCTCTCCGGGCGTGGGGCCGACGTTCAAGGGGATCATGGGCCGGCGCCGGGTCCTCACGGACGGGTCGGAAGTCGTCGTGGACGAGAACTTCATCCGGGAGTCGATCCTCTACCCGCAGGCGAAGGTCGCGGCCGGTTTCGACCCGGTGATGCCGACGTTCCAGGGACGGCTCAAAGACGAGGAGATCGACGCGATCATCGCGTACCTGAAGACGCTGAAATGA
- a CDS encoding SCO family protein, with protein sequence MTSRLPIAALVAAAAAFSWPGAARAQVARELPPELQGVRIEEHLGRKIPLDLTFRDEEGREVRLGDFFGHGRPVILTLVYYECPMLCNLVLSGLVQALEEIDWTPGREFEIVTVSFNPRETSALARLKKRNYLEAYGRPQAEKGWHFLTGEEPAIEKLTQAVGFGYRWNEERKEYAHQAAIFLLAPDGKITRYLYGVLYEPRTLRLSLVEAAGGRIGSTLDRVVLYCFHYDASEGRYTPVVMNFVRAGAGLVVVLLALLLGSLWLRERARRGRASGDV encoded by the coding sequence GTGACGAGCAGGCTCCCGATCGCGGCTCTGGTCGCGGCGGCGGCCGCCTTCAGCTGGCCGGGAGCCGCCCGCGCGCAGGTGGCACGGGAGCTGCCGCCCGAGCTGCAGGGCGTGCGGATCGAGGAGCACCTGGGCCGGAAGATCCCGCTCGACCTCACCTTCCGGGACGAAGAGGGCCGCGAGGTTCGACTGGGCGACTTTTTCGGCCACGGTCGGCCGGTGATTCTGACGCTCGTCTACTACGAGTGCCCGATGCTTTGCAATCTGGTGCTCAGCGGCCTCGTGCAGGCGCTCGAGGAGATCGACTGGACCCCCGGACGGGAATTCGAGATCGTGACGGTCAGCTTCAACCCCCGCGAGACCTCTGCGCTCGCCAGGCTCAAGAAACGGAATTACCTGGAAGCGTACGGGCGGCCGCAGGCGGAGAAAGGCTGGCACTTCCTCACCGGCGAGGAACCGGCGATCGAGAAGCTCACGCAGGCCGTCGGGTTCGGCTACCGGTGGAACGAGGAGCGCAAGGAGTACGCGCACCAGGCAGCGATCTTTCTCCTCGCGCCGGACGGGAAGATCACGCGGTACCTCTACGGTGTCCTGTACGAACCACGGACGCTGCGGCTGTCTCTCGTCGAGGCGGCGGGAGGCCGGATCGGGTCGACTCTCGATCGCGTCGTGCTCTACTGCTTCCATTACGACGCCTCGGAAGGCCGCTACACACCCGTGGTGATGAACTTCGTCAGGGCTGGCGCCGGCCTCGTCGTGGTGCTTCTGGCGCTCTTGCTCGGCTCCCTCTGGCTGCGGGAGCGGGCGCGTCGCGGCCGGGCCTCCGGCGACGTATGA
- a CDS encoding quinol:cytochrome C oxidoreductase, producing the protein MTLNDDRLDYSARGRRVALAGFLVAIAGFAAGPLLAGPDRFLRSYLVSFAYFLSLALGGLFFVLLQHLTKAGWSVLVRRLAEAVATAVVPLAVLCLPVLWALPSLYRWADPDHAAGDPLIAHKSGYLNVEFFVARWVLYFVCWCSYALYFHKLSREQDESGDPSLTIRMERASTHGMILYAVTQTFAAFDLLMSLDPHWFSTIFGVYFFGGSTVAIFSLLAVMLVRLQQAGYLQRSITAEHYHDIGKFLFGFVIFWAYIAYSQYMLIWYADIPEETEWFLKRQSGDWARVGLLLIVGHFLVPFLFLLSRVPKRRKGALAAVALWVLAMHWVDLYWVVMPEFSPGRVPLSIADLAGLAAVGGVFVAWTAHRLGRAPLAPVRDPRLAESLALENA; encoded by the coding sequence GTGACGCTGAACGACGATCGGTTGGACTATTCGGCGCGCGGACGGCGGGTCGCGCTGGCCGGTTTCCTCGTGGCGATCGCCGGATTCGCCGCCGGGCCGCTGCTGGCGGGACCGGACCGGTTCCTGCGCTCCTACCTGGTGAGCTTCGCCTACTTTCTCAGCCTGGCGCTCGGGGGGCTCTTCTTCGTGCTGCTCCAGCACCTCACGAAGGCGGGCTGGTCGGTGCTGGTGCGCCGGTTGGCCGAAGCCGTCGCCACGGCGGTGGTGCCGCTGGCGGTGCTGTGCCTGCCGGTCTTGTGGGCCCTGCCGTCTTTGTACCGCTGGGCGGACCCCGATCACGCCGCCGGCGATCCGCTCATCGCCCACAAGTCGGGCTATCTCAACGTCGAGTTCTTCGTGGCTCGGTGGGTGCTCTATTTCGTCTGCTGGTGCTCGTACGCTCTCTATTTCCACAAACTCTCGCGCGAGCAGGACGAAAGCGGCGACCCGTCGCTCACGATCCGGATGGAGCGGGCGAGCACCCACGGAATGATCCTCTACGCGGTCACCCAGACGTTCGCCGCCTTCGACCTGCTGATGTCGCTCGATCCGCACTGGTTCAGCACGATCTTCGGTGTCTACTTCTTCGGCGGCAGCACGGTGGCCATTTTTTCACTGCTGGCGGTGATGCTGGTCCGCCTCCAGCAGGCCGGATACCTGCAGCGGTCGATCACCGCCGAGCACTACCACGACATCGGGAAGTTCCTGTTCGGCTTCGTCATCTTCTGGGCGTACATCGCGTACTCCCAGTACATGCTCATCTGGTATGCGGACATCCCGGAGGAGACCGAGTGGTTCCTCAAGCGGCAGAGCGGCGATTGGGCCCGGGTCGGCCTGCTGCTGATCGTCGGCCACTTTCTCGTGCCGTTCCTGTTCCTCCTCTCGAGGGTCCCGAAGCGGCGGAAGGGAGCGCTGGCGGCGGTCGCGCTCTGGGTCCTCGCCATGCATTGGGTCGATCTCTACTGGGTCGTCATGCCGGAATTCAGCCCGGGCCGCGTGCCGCTCTCGATCGCCGATCTGGCGGGGCTGGCCGCCGTGGGCGGTGTCTTCGTCGCCTGGACGGCCCATCGGCTGGGGCGGGCCCCGCTGGCCCCGGTGCGCGACCCACGGCTGGCCGAGTCGCTGGCGCTGGAGAACGCGTGA
- a CDS encoding cytochrome c: MLSWLPLALVAKARFSTSTKPPIHLFTDMDQQRKFKTQSVNPLFRDARAMRPPVPGTVARGELQLDEHFYEGKVDGEWATTFPDQVKIDAEALRRGQERYNIYCAPCHGLAGYGDGMVSRRAEQLEEPAWVPPSSYHTDLVRSRPVGHIFNTITYGIRNMPGYGAQIPVADRWKIVAYVRALQRSQNASIEDVPEALRDSLRQEAAP; the protein is encoded by the coding sequence GTGCTTTCCTGGTTACCGCTCGCGCTGGTGGCGAAGGCGCGGTTCTCGACCTCGACGAAGCCGCCGATCCACCTGTTCACGGACATGGATCAGCAGCGGAAGTTCAAGACCCAGTCGGTCAATCCGCTGTTCCGCGACGCGCGGGCGATGCGGCCGCCGGTCCCCGGGACCGTGGCGCGCGGAGAGCTGCAGCTCGACGAGCACTTCTATGAAGGGAAGGTCGACGGCGAGTGGGCGACCACCTTCCCGGATCAGGTCAAGATCGACGCGGAGGCGCTGCGCCGCGGTCAGGAGCGGTACAACATCTACTGCGCGCCGTGCCACGGGCTGGCCGGCTACGGCGACGGGATGGTCTCCAGGCGGGCGGAGCAGCTCGAGGAGCCGGCCTGGGTCCCGCCCAGCTCGTACCACACGGACCTCGTCCGCTCTCGTCCTGTCGGACACATCTTCAACACGATCACGTACGGGATTCGCAACATGCCGGGGTACGGCGCCCAGATCCCGGTGGCCGATCGGTGGAAGATCGTCGCCTACGTGCGGGCGCTCCAGCGGAGCCAGAACGCGTCTATCGAGGACGTTCCGGAAGCGCTCCGGGATTCCCTGCGGCAGGAGGCGGCGCCGTGA
- a CDS encoding DUF3341 domain-containing protein — protein MSGSTAERGDQGQLAGLLARYEDVDALLDACAQVRDAGYRQWDALTPFPVHGIEAAMGNRRTRLPWIVFAGGAAGAVTGLWLTWWTHAVSYPLVISGKPFFALPAYIPVVFELTVLFAALTAFVSMIALNGLPRPHHPLFGARGFDKVTDDGLFIFVDVADRMFDRVATAKLLEETGALSVEEVRDE, from the coding sequence ATGAGCGGAAGCACCGCCGAGCGGGGCGATCAGGGACAGCTCGCGGGACTCCTCGCCCGGTACGAGGACGTCGATGCGCTGCTGGACGCTTGCGCCCAGGTGCGGGACGCCGGGTACCGGCAGTGGGACGCGCTGACGCCGTTTCCCGTTCACGGCATCGAGGCGGCCATGGGGAACCGCCGGACCCGCCTGCCGTGGATCGTCTTCGCCGGTGGGGCGGCAGGGGCGGTGACCGGCCTGTGGCTGACCTGGTGGACCCATGCGGTGTCCTACCCGCTGGTCATCTCGGGCAAGCCGTTCTTCGCCCTCCCCGCCTACATCCCGGTGGTGTTCGAGTTGACGGTGCTGTTCGCCGCGCTGACGGCGTTCGTGTCGATGATCGCCCTGAACGGATTGCCCCGGCCCCATCACCCCCTGTTCGGCGCCCGCGGCTTCGACAAGGTCACGGACGACGGCCTGTTCATCTTCGTCGACGTCGCCGACCGGATGTTCGACCGGGTGGCGACGGCCAAACTGCTCGAGGAGACCGGGGCGCTTTCCGTCGAGGAGGTGCGGGATGAGTGA
- a CDS encoding hydrogenase, with the protein MSTQAIGYRPYGEDTPLERPPLVLGDNDFHSITEKVSRVVERPKPPRGWYVSLAVSGLLTLVLLAMVVYLISTGIGVWGVNIPVGWGFAIVNFVFWVGIGHAGTLISAILFLFRQQWRTSINRAAEAMTIFAVICAGMFPAIHVGRVWFEYWIFPIPNWSGMWPNFRSPLLWDVFAVSTYFTVSLVFWYMGMIPDLATLRDRAPTKARRIAYGLLSLGWRGSARQWHRYEVTYLLLAALATPLVLSVHSVVSFDFAVAQLPGWHTTIFPPYFVAGAIFSGFAMVLTLLVPARQFFGLKELITMRHLENMCKIILATGTMVGYSYSIEFFISWYSGNLTEFFVFLNRAFGPYGWAYWIMFTCNAIVPQLFWFKRVRTNLVWMMIIGVLVNVGMWFERFVIVMSLHRDFLPSSWGIYIPTWVDILTLLGSFGLFFFLFTLFCRFAPFIAMAEVKSVMPASHPHRAAAGAGH; encoded by the coding sequence ATGAGCACGCAGGCGATCGGCTATCGGCCCTACGGCGAGGACACGCCGCTCGAGCGCCCGCCGCTCGTGCTCGGCGACAACGATTTCCACTCGATCACGGAGAAGGTGAGTCGGGTCGTCGAGCGGCCGAAGCCTCCCCGCGGCTGGTACGTGTCGCTCGCGGTCTCGGGCCTGCTGACCCTCGTTCTTCTCGCGATGGTCGTCTATCTCATCTCGACCGGGATCGGCGTCTGGGGCGTCAACATCCCGGTGGGGTGGGGCTTCGCCATCGTCAACTTCGTGTTCTGGGTCGGGATCGGTCATGCCGGGACGCTGATCTCGGCGATCCTGTTCCTGTTCCGCCAGCAGTGGCGAACGAGCATCAATCGGGCCGCCGAGGCGATGACGATCTTCGCGGTCATCTGCGCCGGCATGTTCCCGGCGATCCACGTGGGGCGGGTTTGGTTCGAGTACTGGATCTTCCCGATCCCCAACTGGTCCGGGATGTGGCCCAATTTCCGCAGCCCCCTGCTGTGGGACGTCTTCGCGGTCAGCACCTACTTCACCGTGTCGCTCGTCTTCTGGTACATGGGGATGATTCCCGATCTGGCGACGCTCCGTGACCGTGCCCCGACCAAGGCGCGGAGGATCGCCTACGGGTTGCTGAGTCTCGGATGGCGCGGCTCCGCCCGGCAGTGGCACCGGTACGAGGTCACGTACCTGCTGCTGGCGGCGCTGGCCACGCCGCTGGTGCTGAGCGTTCACTCGGTGGTGAGCTTCGACTTCGCGGTGGCCCAGCTCCCCGGATGGCACACGACGATCTTCCCGCCGTACTTCGTCGCCGGCGCGATCTTCTCCGGTTTCGCGATGGTGCTCACGCTGCTCGTGCCCGCACGTCAGTTCTTCGGGCTCAAGGAGCTGATCACCATGCGGCACCTGGAGAACATGTGCAAGATCATCCTGGCGACCGGGACGATGGTCGGATACTCCTATTCGATCGAGTTCTTCATCTCCTGGTACTCGGGGAACCTGACCGAGTTCTTCGTGTTCCTCAACCGGGCTTTCGGTCCGTACGGCTGGGCGTACTGGATCATGTTCACCTGCAACGCGATCGTGCCCCAGCTGTTCTGGTTCAAACGCGTGCGGACCAACCTCGTCTGGATGATGATCATCGGCGTGCTGGTGAACGTGGGCATGTGGTTCGAGCGGTTCGTCATCGTCATGTCGCTCCACCGGGACTTCCTGCCCTCGTCGTGGGGCATCTACATTCCCACCTGGGTCGACATCCTGACGCTGCTCGGCTCGTTCGGCCTCTTCTTCTTCCTGTTCACCCTCTTCTGCCGCTTCGCCCCGTTCATCGCCATGGCGGAGGTGAAAAGCGTGATGCCGGCCTCGCATCCGCACCGTGCGGCAGCGGGCGCCGGCCACTGA